Sequence from the Syntrophales bacterium genome:
CTGCTCGTAGATCACCGGGTCCAGATCGATGATCTCCTCCCGGTAATACACACAATCCAGGTCATCCCGGGACAGCTCTTTTTCCTCCGCGTGTATATCCGGTTCGGGCAGAAAGATATAGCGGAATTCGCACTGGATTGGCAACCGTGCTTTTTCCAGGCAGCGGCAGCACTCGCCCTGAACCTCCGTTACCAGGGAGCCCTCCACGTAAATCGCCTCACGGACCTTCTTGAGGGTGCAGGAGACCTGGACTCCGCCGACCGTGAACCCCAACGGCCCGCTTCCGCCCGGCAACTCCTCCAGCCAGCCCTCCCCTTTATGAAAGGAACAGGCTCTGCCTTCCTCGGGAATCTGTCCGATGGGGATTTGCATGGAAACACCTCATCCGGAAGAAAGGGCTGAATAAAGGACAAAACCCGTACCTTGTCAAGCAATTTCTCGGCGGAGGATCCGTGAAAAAAATCCCTTGACAAGGC
This genomic interval carries:
- a CDS encoding DUF177 domain-containing protein; its protein translation is MQIPIGQIPEEGRACSFHKGEGWLEELPGGSGPLGFTVGGVQVSCTLKKVREAIYVEGSLVTEVQGECCRCLEKARLPIQCEFRYIFLPEPDIHAEEKELSRDDLDCVYYREEIIDLDPVIYEQIMLQVPMKMLCRDDCRGLCGSCGANLNREACTCPPRGGDERLAVLKKLKLKNS